A stretch of Equus przewalskii isolate Varuska chromosome 11, EquPr2, whole genome shotgun sequence DNA encodes these proteins:
- the TRPT1 gene encoding tRNA 2'-phosphotransferase 1 — protein sequence MDTSGGRRQEAGGPRGRKARRPREQDRDVQLSKALSYALRHGALKLGLPMGADGFVPLGALLQLPQFRSFSAEDVQRVVATNAKQRFALQPGDPSTGPLIRANQGHSLQVPELELMPLETPQALPPMLIHGTFWQHWPSILLKGLSCRGRTHIHLATGLPGDPGVISGIRPNCEVAVFINGPLALADGIPFFRSANGVILTPGDADGFLLPKYFKEALQLRPTRKPLSLAGDEETECQSGPKHSSRGRRMTQQ from the exons ATGGACACCtctggaggaaggaggcaggaagcaggagggcCCAGGGGTAGAAAGGCTCGCAGACCCCGGGAACAG GACCGAGACGTGCAGCTGTCCAAGGCTCTGTCCTACGCCCTGCGCCACGGGGCCCTGAAGCTGGGGCTTCCCATGGGGGCCG ATGGATTCGTGCCCCTGGGCGCCCTCCTGCAGCTGCCGCAGTTCCGCAGCTTCTCGGCTGAAGACGTGCAGCGTGTGGTGGCCACCAACGCGAAGCAGCGGTTTGCCCTGCAGCCGGGGGACCCCAGCACCGGCCCTCTCATCCGGGCCAACCAGGGTCACTCCCTGCAG GTACCTGAGTTGGAGCTGATGCCCCTGGAGACCCCGCAGGCCCTGCCCCCCATGCTCATCCATGGCACGTTCTGGCAACACTGGCCATCCATCCTTCTCAAGGGCCTGTCCTGCCGGGGAAGGACGCACATCCACCTGGCCACCGGACTGCCTGGGGACCCTGGTGTCATCAGTG GCATACGGCCAAACTGTGAAGTGGCCGTGTTCATCAACGGGCCCCTGGCCCTGGCAG ATGGAATCCCCTTCTTCCGCTCTGCCAACGGGGTGATCCTGACTCCAGGGGACGCTGATGGCTTCTTGCTTCCCAAGTACTTCAAGGAGGCCCTGCAGCTGCGCCCGACCC GAAAGCCCCTCTCCTTGGCTGGTGATGAAGAGACAGAGTGTCAGAGTGGCCCCAAGCACAgctccagaggaagaagaatgacccaacaataa
- the NUDT22 gene encoding uridine diphosphate glucose pyrophosphatase NUDT22 isoform X2: MRGRGSRGRVLPVRGRGRSLPAESASCPVQTMDPEVSLLLQCPPGGLPEEQVQVELSPAYDRRPLPGGDNAISAAWESRLQAQPWLFDAPKFRLHSATLAPIGSPGPQLLLRLGLTSYRDFLGTNWASSAAWLRQQGATDWGDKQAYLADPLGVGAALATADNFLVFLRRSQRVAEAPGLVDVPGGHPEPQALCPGDSPLHTDLPGELVVHELFSSVLQEICDEVNLPLLTLSQPLLLGIARNETSAGRASAEFYVQCSLTSEQVREHYMSGGPEAHESTGIIFVETQSVRRLQETEMWAELCPSAKGAIFLYNRVQGSPA, translated from the exons ATGAGAGGCCGAGGGAGCAGGGGGCGGGTACTTCCGGTCCGGGGAAGGGGGCGGAGCCTGCCGGCCGAGTCTGCG AGCTGCCCCGTCCAGACCATGGATCCTGAGGTGTCCCTGCTGCTGCAGTGCCCCCCAGGGGGGCTGCCCGAGGAGCAGGTCCAGGTTGAGCTGAGCCCAGCCTACGACCGTCGCCCACTGCCAGGAGGGGACAACGCCATCTCTGCTGCCTGGGAGAGTCGGCTCCAGGCCCAGCCGTGGCTCTTCGACGCCCCCAAGTTCCGCCTGCACTCTGCCACCCTGGCGCCCATTGGCTCCCCGGGGCCACAGCTGCTCCTGCGCCTGGGCCTGACTTCCTACCGAGACTTCCTGGGCACCAACTGGGCCAGCTCAGCTGCCTGGCTGCGGCAGCAGGGGGCCACCGACTGGGGTGACAAGCAAGCCTACCTGGCGGACCCTCTGGGGGTGGGCGCGGCACTGGCCACCGCTGACAACTTCCTAGTCTTCCTTCGCCGCTCTCAGCGGGTGGCCGAGGCACCTGGGCTGGTGGACGTGCCCGGTGGGCACCCTGAGCCTCAG GCCCTGTGCCCTGGTGACAGCCCCCTGCACACGGACCTCCCTGGGGAGCTGGTGGTGCATGAGCTCTTCTCCAGCGTCCTCCAGGAGATCTGCGACGAG GTGAACCTGCCGCTGCTCACCCTGAGCCAGCCGCTGCTATTGGGCATCGCCCGCAACGAGACCAGCGCCGGCCGTGCCAGTGCCGAGTTCTACGTCCA GTGCAGCCTGACTTCTGAGCAGGTGAGGGAGCATTACATGAGTGGGGGACCTGAGGCCCACGAGTCCACGGGAATCATCTTTGTGGAGACACAG AGCGTGCGGAGGTTGCAGGAGACAGAAATGTGGGCTGAGCTCTGCCCCTCGGCCAAAGGCGCCATCTTCCTCTACAACCGGGTCCAGGGAAGTCCCGCCTGA
- the NUDT22 gene encoding uridine diphosphate glucose pyrophosphatase NUDT22 isoform X1, giving the protein MDPEVSLLLQCPPGGLPEEQVQVELSPAYDRRPLPGGDNAISAAWESRLQAQPWLFDAPKFRLHSATLAPIGSPGPQLLLRLGLTSYRDFLGTNWASSAAWLRQQGATDWGDKQAYLADPLGVGAALATADNFLVFLRRSQRVAEAPGLVDVPGGHPEPQALCPGDSPLHTDLPGELVVHELFSSVLQEICDEVNLPLLTLSQPLLLGIARNETSAGRASAEFYVQCSLTSEQVREHYMSGGPEAHESTGIIFVETQSVRRLQETEMWAELCPSAKGAIFLYNRVQGSPA; this is encoded by the exons ATGGATCCTGAGGTGTCCCTGCTGCTGCAGTGCCCCCCAGGGGGGCTGCCCGAGGAGCAGGTCCAGGTTGAGCTGAGCCCAGCCTACGACCGTCGCCCACTGCCAGGAGGGGACAACGCCATCTCTGCTGCCTGGGAGAGTCGGCTCCAGGCCCAGCCGTGGCTCTTCGACGCCCCCAAGTTCCGCCTGCACTCTGCCACCCTGGCGCCCATTGGCTCCCCGGGGCCACAGCTGCTCCTGCGCCTGGGCCTGACTTCCTACCGAGACTTCCTGGGCACCAACTGGGCCAGCTCAGCTGCCTGGCTGCGGCAGCAGGGGGCCACCGACTGGGGTGACAAGCAAGCCTACCTGGCGGACCCTCTGGGGGTGGGCGCGGCACTGGCCACCGCTGACAACTTCCTAGTCTTCCTTCGCCGCTCTCAGCGGGTGGCCGAGGCACCTGGGCTGGTGGACGTGCCCGGTGGGCACCCTGAGCCTCAG GCCCTGTGCCCTGGTGACAGCCCCCTGCACACGGACCTCCCTGGGGAGCTGGTGGTGCATGAGCTCTTCTCCAGCGTCCTCCAGGAGATCTGCGACGAG GTGAACCTGCCGCTGCTCACCCTGAGCCAGCCGCTGCTATTGGGCATCGCCCGCAACGAGACCAGCGCCGGCCGTGCCAGTGCCGAGTTCTACGTCCA GTGCAGCCTGACTTCTGAGCAGGTGAGGGAGCATTACATGAGTGGGGGACCTGAGGCCCACGAGTCCACGGGAATCATCTTTGTGGAGACACAG AGCGTGCGGAGGTTGCAGGAGACAGAAATGTGGGCTGAGCTCTGCCCCTCGGCCAAAGGCGCCATCTTCCTCTACAACCGGGTCCAGGGAAGTCCCGCCTGA